The following are encoded together in the Salinibacterium sp. UTAS2018 genome:
- a CDS encoding YggS family pyridoxal phosphate-dependent enzyme: MVDLTPLGERLAEVDDRIADAARAASRDLSSITRIVITKFHPASLVRELYALGVRDVGENRHQEAQAKAAELADLDLRWNFVGQLQSKKARQARAYCHAIHSVDRDSLITALSSTQAETPLDAFVQVNLTDDHGRGGVVAAELEAFADRVAAAPGLRLRGIMGVAPLGEDPRPAFASLRALSERLQVQHPDASALSMGMSGDFADAIAEGATHLRIGTAITGNRPDHG; this comes from the coding sequence ATGGTCGACCTAACTCCGTTGGGCGAACGACTTGCAGAGGTCGACGACAGAATCGCGGATGCCGCACGCGCCGCATCCCGCGATCTGTCGTCGATCACGCGCATCGTGATCACTAAGTTTCATCCCGCGAGCCTCGTGCGTGAGCTCTATGCCCTCGGCGTTCGCGATGTCGGTGAGAACCGACACCAAGAAGCGCAAGCCAAGGCAGCTGAACTCGCCGATCTCGACTTGCGGTGGAACTTTGTCGGCCAACTCCAGAGCAAGAAGGCGCGTCAAGCTCGTGCTTATTGTCATGCGATCCATTCGGTGGATCGGGACTCGCTCATCACAGCGCTGTCGAGCACCCAGGCTGAAACGCCGCTCGATGCGTTCGTGCAGGTCAACTTGACCGATGACCACGGGCGCGGCGGCGTTGTGGCTGCAGAGCTTGAGGCGTTTGCCGATCGCGTTGCTGCGGCTCCCGGACTTCGCCTGCGCGGCATCATGGGCGTTGCTCCCTTGGGGGAAGACCCGAGACCGGCGTTCGCTTCTCTGAGGGCTCTGTCCGAGCGCCTGCAGGTGCAGCATCCCGACGCTTCAGCGCTCTCGATGGGGATGTCCGGCGACTTCGCTGACGCGATCGCGGAAGGTGCGACACACCTACGCATTGGCACGGCAATCACGGGAAATCGACCCGACCATGGTTAA
- a CDS encoding cell division protein SepF yields MANPLRKTMVYLGLADEDYEYEQGTTTPAAPVAPVAAAPAPASSNRAPVTPLRRAAPSTAEAEMNEILTVHPRQYKDAQLIAENFREGIPVIINLSQMSEPDARRLVDFASGLSQGLYGKIERVTSKVFLLSPAHVAVSGEQAEVESDVDASFFGQ; encoded by the coding sequence ATGGCCAACCCACTGCGCAAGACAATGGTCTACCTCGGCCTCGCCGATGAGGACTACGAGTACGAACAGGGAACGACTACGCCAGCCGCGCCGGTCGCCCCTGTCGCAGCAGCACCGGCTCCAGCGAGCTCTAACCGCGCACCGGTTACCCCGTTGCGTCGTGCTGCACCCAGCACTGCGGAGGCAGAGATGAACGAGATTTTGACGGTGCACCCGCGCCAGTACAAGGACGCTCAGCTGATCGCGGAAAACTTCCGCGAAGGCATCCCCGTCATCATCAACCTGTCCCAGATGAGTGAGCCCGATGCGCGTCGTTTGGTCGACTTCGCTAGCGGTCTCTCGCAGGGGCTCTACGGCAAGATCGAGCGTGTCACGAGCAAGGTATTCCTGCTCTCGCCCGCCCATGTTGCCGTCAGTGGCGAGCAGGCTGAAGTCGAATCTGACGTGGACGCGTCCTTCTTCGGGCAGTAA
- a CDS encoding FtsQ-type POTRA domain-containing protein: MKRPEGFDKAAQQPDPASAKPRRKRAPTASSAGESADAPVRPTLRRKSPGPKGVSQSASKVTGPTASQESNAASVTTKTAGSPRERNRSRSGKTPPRPEAAAKKQLRRAARDRRRAEKAELRRFTRRARTRKYTLLSVAGLVAVLLGLIAVAVFSPILALRTVVIDGTNRIDPTQIQAAVETQQGTPLALLDFDAIKTELSVFPLIRSYVTEIVPPDTLLVHIVEREPIGSITVNGVFTLVDPAGITIQESAERIPGVPLIDVGGADASSPAFAAVTEVLLSLPTDLRARVETVSATTQDDVSFVLSGVGQGVVWGSASDSARKAALLEALISTRDPDEAGEFDVSAPSNGIFRPN; the protein is encoded by the coding sequence GTGAAGAGGCCTGAGGGGTTCGACAAGGCGGCTCAGCAGCCCGACCCCGCGTCGGCCAAACCCCGGCGTAAGCGCGCACCAACGGCGTCGAGCGCTGGCGAGAGTGCTGACGCTCCGGTGCGGCCCACGCTGCGACGCAAATCGCCAGGGCCGAAAGGCGTTTCGCAGTCGGCGTCGAAGGTCACCGGACCAACCGCGTCACAGGAGTCGAACGCCGCGAGTGTGACGACAAAAACTGCGGGAAGCCCTCGGGAACGCAATCGTTCTCGCTCCGGCAAGACTCCGCCGCGCCCTGAGGCGGCGGCCAAGAAGCAATTGCGTCGCGCCGCTCGCGATCGACGTCGTGCTGAAAAGGCGGAGTTGCGGCGGTTCACCCGCCGAGCACGTACGCGCAAATATACTTTGCTGTCTGTGGCGGGGCTTGTCGCTGTGCTTCTCGGGTTGATCGCCGTTGCGGTATTTTCACCGATTTTGGCGCTGCGCACGGTGGTCATCGATGGCACCAATCGCATTGACCCCACTCAGATCCAAGCCGCGGTGGAAACCCAGCAGGGCACCCCGCTCGCGTTGCTCGACTTCGACGCGATCAAAACCGAGCTGTCGGTCTTTCCGCTCATTCGCAGCTACGTGACGGAGATCGTTCCCCCCGACACCCTGCTCGTTCATATCGTCGAACGCGAGCCGATTGGTTCGATCACCGTGAATGGAGTTTTCACACTGGTCGATCCGGCGGGCATCACGATCCAAGAGTCTGCCGAGCGAATTCCTGGTGTCCCTCTGATCGATGTCGGGGGAGCGGATGCCTCGAGTCCGGCCTTTGCTGCAGTGACTGAAGTGCTGCTCTCCTTACCGACCGACCTTCGAGCGCGGGTCGAAACGGTGTCTGCGACCACGCAAGACGATGTGTCGTTCGTTCTCTCTGGAGTCGGCCAAGGGGTTGTCTGGGGCAGCGCAAGTGACTCGGCGAGAAAGGCAGCTCTGCTCGAGGCCCTGATCTCCACGCGTGATCCGGATGAGGCTGGCGAGTTCGATGTCTCGGCTCCCAGTAACGGAATTTTCCGCCCCAACTAG
- the ftsZ gene encoding cell division protein FtsZ — protein MTSNQNYLAVIKVVGIGGGGVNAVNRMIELGLRGVEFIAINTDAQALLMSDADVKLDVGRELTRGLGAGADPEVGRRAAEDHAEEIEEALAGADMVFVTAGEGGGTGTGGAPVVARIAKSIGALTIGVVTKPFGFEGKRRSSQAEIGVETLKNEVDTLIVVPNDRLLEISDRGISMLEAFSTADQVLLAGVQGITDLITTPGLINLDFADVKSVMQGAGSALMGIGSSRGADRAIKAAELAVASPLLEASIDGAHGVLLSIQGGSNLGIFEINDAARLVQEAVHREANIIFGAVIDDTLGDEVRVTVIAAGFDGGEPAAKPVEGRRTNYVVPEPPAEHIAADNSATTKDTDWKSQPSAIPATPIDRSFDDDDENDNDLDVPDFLK, from the coding sequence GTGACATCAAACCAGAACTACCTCGCAGTCATCAAGGTAGTCGGCATCGGTGGCGGTGGCGTGAACGCTGTCAACCGGATGATCGAGCTCGGCCTGCGAGGCGTCGAGTTTATTGCGATCAATACCGACGCCCAGGCGCTGCTCATGAGCGACGCAGACGTCAAGCTCGACGTCGGTCGCGAACTCACGCGTGGACTAGGAGCCGGCGCAGATCCTGAGGTTGGCCGTCGTGCTGCCGAAGATCACGCCGAAGAGATCGAAGAGGCGCTTGCGGGTGCCGACATGGTCTTTGTGACCGCTGGTGAGGGTGGTGGAACGGGTACCGGTGGTGCACCGGTCGTCGCCCGTATCGCTAAGTCGATCGGCGCTCTCACGATTGGTGTTGTCACGAAGCCCTTCGGCTTCGAGGGCAAGCGCCGTTCGTCGCAGGCGGAGATTGGGGTGGAGACCCTCAAGAACGAGGTCGACACGCTCATCGTCGTACCCAACGATCGTCTTCTCGAGATCAGTGACCGTGGCATCAGCATGCTCGAGGCATTCTCGACCGCTGACCAGGTTCTGCTCGCCGGCGTTCAGGGCATCACCGACCTGATCACGACCCCCGGGTTGATTAACCTCGACTTCGCCGACGTCAAGTCGGTTATGCAGGGTGCCGGTTCTGCGCTCATGGGCATTGGCTCATCACGCGGGGCCGACCGGGCCATAAAAGCGGCTGAGTTGGCTGTTGCCTCCCCGTTGCTCGAAGCCAGCATCGATGGGGCGCACGGCGTACTGCTCTCGATTCAGGGCGGATCCAACCTCGGTATTTTCGAGATCAACGATGCCGCGCGTCTTGTTCAAGAAGCTGTCCACCGCGAAGCCAACATCATCTTTGGTGCCGTCATTGACGACACTCTCGGCGATGAAGTTCGCGTGACTGTCATCGCGGCGGGGTTCGACGGGGGAGAGCCTGCGGCTAAGCCTGTAGAAGGCCGCCGTACCAACTACGTTGTACCTGAGCCGCCAGCTGAGCACATTGCAGCCGACAACTCCGCGACGACGAAGGACACCGACTGGAAGTCGCAGCCAAGCGCCATTCCGGCAACGCCGATCGACCGCAGCTTCGACGATGACGACGAGAACGACAACGATCTCGACGTTCCCGACTTCCTGAAGTAG
- a CDS encoding YggT family protein codes for MNPVSVIAAVAYYAITLFMFTMWARFILDLVVVFARGWRPSGIGLVLSEFVFTITDPPIKAVRKVVPMIRIGNGALDLSWMLVMLVCIILTSILRGF; via the coding sequence GTGAATCCCGTTTCAGTTATCGCCGCGGTGGCGTACTACGCCATCACCCTGTTCATGTTTACGATGTGGGCTCGGTTCATTCTCGATCTCGTCGTCGTTTTCGCTCGCGGTTGGCGCCCCAGTGGCATTGGTCTCGTACTTTCTGAGTTCGTGTTCACGATTACCGATCCCCCGATCAAGGCCGTCCGCAAGGTCGTGCCCATGATTCGTATCGGCAACGGAGCGCTTGATTTATCTTGGATGCTGGTCATGCTCGTCTGCATAATTCTTACCTCCATTTTGCGGGGCTTTTAG